The stretch of DNA TTTACAATTTTGAAACTTTACAATTTTCATCATATCATCTGATCATTGATTTACCGATAAACACACATGATGTCCACACCGAAAGGGTCTGCATCCACGATTATATAAACCGGAAGTTCCAATTTCTCGGACAGCAGTTTAACCAGCATTCTTGTAGTCACGTCCGGATACCCTTTTCCCGTGACTAGAATGCAGCTCAACGAAGAGATACAATCATCCTTTAACAATTTTTGAAAGACAGCATCTTTCTCGACAATCAACACCATTTTGGCCCTGGTGCGAACGGAAATTACCTCTGATATATTGTGCGGAATAAGGACACCTCCGGGCACCGTGCAATCGATAATACGATTGTCAGTTAGAGTGAACGTCAATTCACCAGCTACTAATCCCTTTGATGTTGGCAACAAATCtagataattaatatttcgtacaaaatacaataatataataataatgtaatatacaataatcacgcaaaaattaatttctaatagaTTTCTAGTAATTTCTGCTTTATTATCGATTGCTACTCgcaaacaaattatttttaaactttcacagatttttaataatttttctattcttatTGTTCAAAGATTGATGTAATTAAAtagaataagaaatataataattattaaatccCTTGAAATTGgattaaattcattaaacaCTTACTGAGCTCCCATGGCGAGCAGTTTAGTAAATTAGCCACATGATTCACAGCCTGATCCAGATATCCCTGTTCTGGAACTAAATTCAACGTTTTATCGTTTTTCAGGTCGTAATAAAGAGATCGTCTTGTAATGGTCGAGTTTATAATTAGCAAACGATGCGCAGCAGCCATCACGGTCATCGTTAAAGCAAACTTGTCTTTGCCTCTTTTAGTAGCAAAGTTGATCACCGttcttatttcatttcttttgaTTTCTTCGGAATTCTGATCAGGTTCTTCGTGAAATTCCGACTCGAGATCATTGTCTTCGGCAGTATGCGTGTCTACCGTAGCATAATTCCGTGCTGATGAGTATGAAATTTGTGGTAATCGACCCGAACATATCTGTTGGATTATAGATGAAGTAATGTTCTCGATACGGGCTACTAATTGCTTCCTAAATATCGTAAAAATGACTTTGTATTTTCTCGTTTTAggtttttctaaattttaaattgattaataaaaaatattgaaaatatcgatCCAACCACATTCGACATTCACCTCGATTCTGCATTATCTACCACGGGTATAtcgattttcttttcctccgcgtCTTGTGGTTGACTGTCGGTAATTCTGAATCCCATTTTCacgtttctatttatttttgacattttccctacaataaataatttaatatatagaaaatgttatatttcaGTTACACATAATTTTATCCTTACGAAGAATTTCattgattatttttaatcgatcgaGTTGTTCAAGATAGGCacatataaagaaatatttaaatatctcgACAAAATAGACACATCTTATATACCTTTCACAGATGATacttaatattattttacagaatattttataattttatcgtttacgCTTCTGAGCAATATTAAAGCGTTCCGTTTAATCAATTTCCTCGTCCATAGATGGCACGAGGAAGGATTGCATTACACTCGGTGGTTCTATCCCCCTACGCTTCTTTATCAACGTTATTAAAATACAACTTACCCTGATCCAAAATTCTAAGCAATTTTCCAAACTTTCGAAACCCGTACGATCTTTCTTCGCGCTATATACATACGCATAAGTAAATATacgttttataaaaatatatgaaaatatatattttcaaagtaCAAATACCACATTAATTCGATGTATTCGCTAAAagtacaaaattaatattccaccaaatttattatacaattcaTTCGTTAACGCAATCTTgttatttcaaaaattgatTAGCTTTCTGATAAACCACTCATAATACAAACTGACGAATTGAATCGATCGCTTTGGAGTCTTAATTCTAGTTCTAGTTtgttaatattagaatatccTTAATTTTTTCCTGTTCGCTACGGACAACTCGATATTATAAAGTAAATCTTAAACGTTGCATTTTGGACGCGTGCCAAAAATATTGCCAGCTTTTTTCCGGAAACATGCGCAAAAAAGGAAGCGGAAGGGAACGAGAGAAAAGTCAAGAGGCGGCGCCAATTCGGAGTCGACTTTTCCAACAACTAAGACGAGTTTCGACGCGAGCTTAGAAGGCAACGGGGTCAGATAAAAATCTACCACCTATCCGAACGTAACATTCTCACAGCAATAAACATATTAAATTGTTGCAGGACGGAAAAAGTATTGATCCGAGGTACGTAGTCGAGATTGTCCAACGATCGACAACGATTTTCCTGGTTGGGGAACGACGGTCGTATCGAGTAGCGAATCTCAAGAGAGCCGGACACCCCGCTGTGCATTTGTGAGCGGCGACCATTGAACGTCGCGCTACCGAGTGCACTAAAGACACTTCAGGACCTCATTCGACAGTAGAAAACAGTGACCGTGCCTGCAAAACGCTCAATTGTAACGAAATTCGGCGACCAGTCTCAGCACTGAGTCGCGTTTGATCGATTttgataaagaaatatttgaaccGAAAAGATGAAAACACAAGTTATACTATTGATTTTTAAACGTAGGATGAATAGTTAAAATCTGTGGTTTCCGAAGCAATCAATCGTAGGCAAAGTGTGGATCTTTCAGGATCAGATTTGGAAATTTCCATGCGTTTTCATATGtttctaaatataaataaacaaggAGATGATTTTGGATAGAGATTTGTTAATCACATGCAATTCCTTCAGGATATCATATACGAAGATCACAGGAAAGAGACAAGATAAGtacatttttattgatttttttatttcaatactACTTCGTAATCAAACAACAAAATTTTACTATGACGtaatagaaaagtatattCACTTATAGAGGGCTAATTATATCGAATTTTGGGCATTGCTTCGTATATTTACATGCGTAAGAGATTCTTCAAAAGAAAGTTAGCTAAGTACGAAACACGTTAGATCACACTTCCTGTATAAGTATCCGCAGATGGACCGTAAATTTCCTTCAATAGAGGTTAGCCAAAGCAAAGACACCCGAAGGGACAATGAATACTAACGAGCGGCCACAGGCATTTGCGACGCGTGCCAAAACAGCTTAGGGTCACTGAAACTGCCCCATCTCAATGATCTCTCCCGTTCTCTTCCCTAcgaatatcaaatttatccGACATTCGCATAATATCGCAAAAAAATACCATACATTACTCTAACAAGTAGCTGTATATTgctatattaattatattatatgctGTATAATGCTGCATACTTAATTATATGCTGTACATTGCTGTTCCCTATTATTACTTTTACTTACAATTGACAGTATCCAGATTCCCCGCAGCACTGACTTATCGAAATTAAACGACCGaaggagaaatatttttcaattcttGATCATTACAAGCCTCGAGCCTCCGATTAGCTACAATTTATCGAGTAAATCTTGTTCGAACGAATTTCGTTGTGTCAAATGGACGAAGCCGTGTCTTCTGCGAGCGTTCATCTCGATGATTGCATACATTGCGGTCGCTCGAGGCTGTCGAATCGCTTTCCATTCTTCACCGATGTAGCGTGCTCATTCGCGCAAACGGGTAGAAGTAGTAGATACTTCGTCTTGAAGACCCGCGCCAAGCCTCTTTACCGTGCATAAAGGGATTATTCACGACAAAATAATACATGAACGCCGCTCGGTTTCGCATTAAAGACACTTCAAGGCTGTTCTTCTATACCAAAGGGGGATAGTGTTACATTGTGCAACGAGTGTGTTCGAGAAACACCCCTGAGAATGCGCTCTCCAGCCCTCAAATGGCCCGTATATGGCCGCGTCCTCCTCAAAATATCGGTTGGAGCCACTGAACATCATGAAAATATGCCTAATCTTTTGCGCTCACGTGTGTCAATCTCGTGAAACCttcgaaaaatcgaaaataaTCCCCCAGCGAGAATCATGCTTTCTTCCTAGGATTTGCTCTTACATGGGAAAATACGAATCCGTGAATCTTTTACATGTCATATGTAGGCATTTGGAATTTTCAGTCGGTGAATTCGTAGAACTCGATCCGAATTTAGACTATTTCCGATAGAGAAGGTGCGAATCTGTAACACGAATCGGAGGTTATTTTTCCTAAACCGAATATCTTTCGACTGAATAATCGCGCGTAAGCCCTGAGACCGAGGTAATCCCTTCGTGTTTAGGCCGATTTCACTGACCAGAATCGAAAACTTGTTCCCGTATTGAAACGTCAAATGCTCGCATGATCGAGTGACAAGAATGGCACGGTACCTGTTCGATTTGTTGACAACAGTGATTTGTCAAatccattatattatatattcgcATGCAAGTGTACACAGACGACGTATAACGTGACAGAgagaacaaaattttttttttagatttcgACAAAAAGAAGATGGAAAGAATGCGACGAGTTGTGGACAAACACATTTCAAGGAACAGCTCGAGATATATTGCCTGTCATAAATTTCACGCTGACTGAACGGATACTTTATATTAAATGGGATAAATGAATTATTACGATGTATgtaagatgaaataaaaaaatatatgagtACAGCTAGTTAGTTACAAGGTatgatgaaaaataatattttagcGGTGGACTCGaataagaattattataaGATTAATTTATCATCGACCGAACAaatcaattatattataatcttttatatCGGACAACTTGATTAAGGATCATTGTGTACACAAGATTAGTCAAGATAGCGTATCGTCGGTACATCAAACGAATTGTCCGAATGcgtttgtaaaaataaaactatAGTTTCTTACAAGATATcatgaaagaaacttttatcgAAGATCTCGAGCGAAATTTATCGTAGTTTCAAAACCAATCCATCGGTGATTCCCTGAGAGCTTTCCCCGGTTTTCGGTAGAGGGGTGGAAACCGCAGAGAACAATAAAGCCAGAGGAATATTTCAACGATTCCGGGTGTTGAAAAACTCGGTCAAACAACACGGAATATCGATAAATCGGCAATCCATCTTTTGTAAGAAGCTGTAACAGTCGGCGACACGGAGAGAGTTCTGTTCAGATCGAATCTACGTCACCTCGCTTAGGAGCAGCTCCTCGTGCTGTTAAAGTGGAACAGATAGCATCGAATTTGTCCAAACAGTGGGGGTTGCAGTCAAAGACGCAGGGGTTGCTTAACGTACGAACAAGAAGTAAAAGAACGCGGATAAGCAGTTCCTAGGAAGAAAAGGTACGTTCCATAGGGTTTTATTGTCGAGAATGTTGTTCGTTGACGCGAGGAAATTGATCATGAGTTTGTAACAGAACGAATTTCATTGATGGAAGCCATCTGagctaataataatttatgatcTTCAACTTGTATGACCGATGGGAAAAAATTTACGTACATTACAGGCTATAAATACAATAGAACCTTCGCTATATGAATTAACTAACGGATATAACcgtttaaataagaaaattgtagaCATAATAATACAACAAGCgaatttcaacaaattatagaattgaggataaattaatgaaatcgCAAGAGGAAATTGTAAGAGAAAGGCTCCTATTGAACGAAACTAGACTTTTCGACTCTTTCTATCTACGAATACCCTAATTTTTTCGACACACACCCCAGATGGGTTGTTGAACAAAAATTCCAAGTGTACTTGCAGTGGATACTCGAGCGCAGTTTTGGGGAGTCGAGCAAAGTTATTGTAGCGGTCTGTATATTCGCATACTGGGAGGAAAGTGTGTTAAAGAGCACTTGACATCATTCGTAAGCTTGGGAAAGTCGATCGTTCTAAACGGTGAAATTCTCACCATAAACTTCCACTctttaaaatatcgaataatgtGTTGCTCGATAAAAATCGGCCAAGGCAACGTGCAGCGTATGATTCGTTGTTCCAACAAAAAAAATTCCGCAAATAGACAGGTAACGCGTAAGCACATATACACGGTTCTTTGCCGAAGGTTCATGCATCGTTCAATGAAAGCGCAATAAAGGAAGCCCGGTTTGGGCATTTGCACCCGATAAACCTGGATgcgttatacgaataattcaCGGCAATTTGATTCATCTTTCGAGCATAATCACTTAACGACCAGTTTGCGGCTCCCTTTAAGTCCAAGAATCCTTAATAACAGACCAGCGCgcctctctccttctctcttaACACGGTCCGGGATTAAGACCTCCAGCTAGCAGAAAACGAGCAGCTCTCGTTGCACgtcaaatattttctcaaGGATCTCCGTGCAAAGCGGAAAAACGAGAGAAAGGAAACGCGGCGAACAGgatgaaagaaaatatcgaaagatcGGATGACACGAAACAGAGAAAGGGAAAATGAGCGGGGCAGGATGAGGAGggaaaagaggagaaaaagcGGACAAGCAGGCTGAGTTCGTCGACACGAGTGCTTCAGGCAGATTCGGTAGCTATTATAATAAAGTCCGTAGAAACTGTCGCCTCGATAGTAACGCGGTCGCCACCTTCGAACGCATCCTGATCCAAAGAGGATCGATCGTCTGATTAAAGTCATGGAGGGAAGGAACGCTGGCCGCGGGCGTGCCCGGTTTCTTAAGTGTAGGTCAGTTATACCAGACCGACTGGTCCGATCGGCTGCCAATTAAATGGAAACTGGCAACCTGTTATTTCCCGACACGCTTCTGATCTGTACGAAGA from Bombus huntii isolate Logan2020A chromosome 3, iyBomHunt1.1, whole genome shotgun sequence encodes:
- the LOC126863576 gene encoding meiotic recombination protein W68, whose product is MSKINRNVKMGFRITDSQPQDAEEKKIDIPVVDNAESRKQLVARIENITSSIIQQICSGRLPQISYSSARNYATVDTHTAEDNDLESEFHEEPDQNSEEIKRNEIRTVINFATKRGKDKFALTMTVMAAAHRLLIINSTITRRSLYYDLKNDKTLNLVPEQGYLDQAVNHVANLLNCSPWELNLLPTSKGLVAGELTFTLTDNRIIDCTVPGGVLIPHNISEVISVRTRAKMVLIVEKDAVFQKLLKDDCISSLSCILVTGKGYPDVTTRMLVKLLSEKLELPVYIIVDADPFGVDIMCVYRFGSAALSRERKCLACSKVRWLGIHPSELLALGVNTVPLTEFDFSRLMALEGRPYMTDAFRKELEIMRTGKAEIENVYSSSGRFLAATYLPCKIKGNDYI